A single genomic interval of Lentimicrobium saccharophilum harbors:
- the xdh gene encoding selenium-dependent xanthine dehydrogenase: MIRFILNGADVTYTGNPEKKLLDFLRNEKHITSVKDGCSDQGACGACMVEINGEARLSCLTPMKKVDKTVVNTLEGIPAGIRDVLARAFVEKGAVQCGFCSPGFLMRTRILLQKNPEPTREEIRHALNQNLCRCTGYVKIVDAIAEAALKLRLEEKNEEPPASAHVGSAYPKYEAFEMATGQKKFVNDLFVDGMLFGALRFSDHPKAVIKAIDVQEAMKVNGVVKIFTAKDIPGDRYTGLIFNDWPLMIAEGETTRYIGDVLAGVVAESEEAARQAAALIEVSYEVLPPVTDPQEAIRPGSPGVHPGKSNLLETCRISRGGDAEAVIAGSAFVARGIYQTQRIEHAFLETEAALAMPEDSGLHLFSNGQGIYVDRRQVASLLGLNEEKVRVTLVSSGGGFGGKEDITVQGHAALFAWLLKKPVRVVLSRQESIRMHPKRHPVYMDMAIGCDRNGLLTGLRLNAIGDTGAYASVGTKVMERVAGHASGAYHIPCVEVEALTVYTNNIPSGAMRGFGANQVCFALEGCIDDLCRQGGFDRWQFRFNNALTEGRMTATGQILRGGVGVRATLEAIKPFYDKARFKGLACGIKNSGVGNGMTDFSDVIIEIVSENKVRLLHGWTEMGQGVHTLATQMLFEETGIPPAIVEVVVDSKAGIPTGMTTSSRATALLGNAILDAAQRIRKDLESHQLKDLAGKSYYGNYTCDWTNKPGDNAGEVITHFAYGYASQLVVLDEHGRIETVYAAHDAGKIMNPRMFEGQIEGAVHMGLGYALSEDLPMTGGHLVSEGMRDLKILRARDMPEIVVLGVEVKDPVGPYGAKGLGEIGLVPTAAAVANALCDFDGKRRFSLPLDRESKNSPQ, translated from the coding sequence ATGATACGCTTTATCCTCAATGGTGCTGATGTGACTTACACCGGTAACCCGGAGAAGAAACTGCTTGATTTTCTAAGGAATGAAAAGCATATCACCTCGGTAAAGGATGGTTGTTCAGATCAGGGAGCCTGCGGTGCCTGCATGGTTGAGATCAACGGGGAAGCCAGGCTGTCGTGCCTGACCCCCATGAAAAAAGTGGACAAGACCGTTGTGAATACCCTTGAAGGCATTCCCGCCGGCATCAGGGATGTGCTTGCCCGCGCCTTTGTGGAAAAAGGCGCTGTTCAATGCGGGTTTTGCAGCCCCGGCTTTCTGATGCGCACCAGAATCCTGCTTCAGAAGAACCCCGAACCCACGCGCGAAGAGATCCGCCATGCCCTTAATCAAAACCTTTGCCGGTGCACGGGCTATGTAAAAATTGTGGATGCCATCGCGGAAGCAGCTTTAAAACTCCGTTTGGAAGAAAAAAATGAAGAACCGCCGGCATCCGCCCATGTCGGCAGCGCTTATCCCAAATATGAAGCGTTTGAAATGGCCACCGGGCAGAAAAAATTCGTCAACGACCTGTTTGTTGACGGGATGCTTTTCGGGGCGCTGCGCTTCTCCGATCATCCAAAGGCTGTCATCAAAGCAATAGACGTTCAGGAGGCAATGAAAGTCAATGGTGTTGTAAAGATATTCACCGCAAAGGACATTCCCGGAGACCGCTACACCGGATTGATTTTCAACGATTGGCCGCTGATGATTGCCGAAGGGGAAACCACCCGGTATATTGGCGATGTGCTGGCGGGGGTGGTCGCTGAATCGGAAGAAGCTGCAAGGCAGGCAGCCGCGCTGATCGAAGTCAGCTATGAAGTGCTGCCGCCCGTTACCGATCCTCAGGAAGCCATCAGGCCCGGCTCTCCCGGGGTTCATCCCGGCAAATCCAATCTGTTGGAAACCTGCAGGATTTCAAGGGGAGGTGATGCGGAAGCGGTAATCGCTGGTTCGGCCTTTGTTGCCCGCGGTATTTACCAGACCCAGCGGATAGAGCACGCCTTCCTCGAAACCGAAGCGGCACTGGCAATGCCCGAAGACAGCGGACTGCACCTGTTTTCGAACGGGCAGGGCATTTATGTTGACCGCCGTCAGGTAGCTTCACTGCTTGGCCTGAACGAGGAGAAAGTCAGGGTAACACTGGTATCTTCGGGAGGTGGCTTTGGCGGAAAAGAAGACATTACCGTGCAGGGACACGCCGCCCTTTTCGCCTGGCTGCTGAAAAAACCGGTCAGGGTTGTTCTCAGCAGGCAGGAGTCAATCCGAATGCACCCCAAACGTCACCCTGTCTATATGGACATGGCCATCGGCTGTGACCGTAACGGTCTGCTGACAGGCCTGAGACTCAATGCCATCGGCGATACCGGGGCCTATGCCTCCGTTGGTACCAAAGTGATGGAAAGGGTGGCCGGTCATGCCTCGGGGGCTTATCATATCCCCTGCGTTGAAGTGGAAGCGCTTACGGTTTATACCAACAATATCCCGTCGGGGGCCATGCGCGGCTTCGGGGCCAACCAGGTATGTTTTGCCCTGGAAGGCTGCATCGATGACCTATGCCGGCAGGGCGGGTTCGACCGCTGGCAGTTCAGGTTCAACAACGCCCTGACCGAAGGCCGGATGACTGCCACCGGGCAGATACTCCGAGGAGGTGTTGGCGTACGCGCTACCCTGGAAGCGATTAAGCCGTTTTACGACAAAGCCCGGTTCAAAGGCCTTGCGTGCGGCATCAAGAACAGCGGCGTGGGCAACGGCATGACCGATTTCAGCGATGTTATCATTGAAATTGTTTCGGAAAACAAGGTACGTCTTTTGCACGGCTGGACGGAAATGGGACAGGGCGTACATACCCTGGCCACTCAGATGCTGTTTGAAGAAACCGGCATCCCGCCTGCCATCGTTGAAGTGGTAGTCGACAGTAAAGCGGGGATCCCCACAGGTATGACCACCTCCTCCCGCGCCACCGCCCTCTTGGGCAATGCCATTCTGGATGCAGCGCAACGGATCAGGAAAGACCTTGAAAGTCATCAGCTGAAAGACCTTGCAGGGAAAAGTTATTACGGCAACTACACCTGCGACTGGACCAACAAACCGGGAGACAATGCCGGGGAGGTCATCACGCATTTTGCCTATGGTTATGCCAGCCAGCTTGTTGTGCTGGATGAGCATGGCAGGATTGAAACTGTTTACGCGGCCCATGACGCCGGAAAGATTATGAACCCCCGGATGTTTGAAGGACAGATAGAAGGGGCCGTGCACATGGGACTGGGATACGCCCTCTCGGAAGACCTGCCGATGACAGGCGGACATCTGGTTTCCGAAGGAATGCGCGACCTGAAAATTCTCCGTGCCAGGGACATGCCTGAAATCGTCGTTTTAGGGGTGGAAGTTAAAGATCCCGTCGGGCCTTACGGTGCTAAAGGACTGGGTGAAATAGGACTGGTTCCTACCGCCGCCGCGGTTGCAAACGCACTATGTGATTTCGACGGGAAACGGAGGTTTTCTTTGCCGCTTGACAGAGAATCCAAAAATTCACCACAATAG
- a CDS encoding RidA family protein: MKKVIHTENAPKAVGPYSQAIETNGTLYISGQIPIDPATGKIVEGGIKEQTEQVMKNIGAILKAAGYSYADVVKSTCLLSDMDNFVPMNEVYGKYYPENPPARAAYGVVRLPLGVLVEIETIAAR, encoded by the coding sequence ATGAAAAAAGTAATTCACACCGAGAATGCCCCCAAGGCCGTAGGCCCATACAGCCAGGCTATTGAAACCAACGGAACCCTTTACATTTCAGGACAGATACCCATTGATCCGGCCACCGGGAAGATTGTGGAAGGCGGCATCAAAGAACAGACTGAACAGGTGATGAAAAATATCGGCGCCATCCTGAAGGCTGCCGGTTACAGCTATGCCGATGTGGTCAAATCTACCTGCCTGCTGTCGGATATGGACAACTTTGTGCCAATGAACGAGGTTTACGGCAAGTATTATCCCGAAAATCCTCCGGCCCGTGCTGCCTATGGCGTGGTGCGCCTTCCCCTGGGCGTGCTGGTTGAAATTGAAACCATCGCTGCACGCTGA
- a CDS encoding amidohydrolase family protein produces MAVLLTNGTYIDPVTLSFTRTHILAGEGAEEGISFLDEIPVVNNHPVLDCSGRYITQAFANGHHHAYSALARGMRAPRKTPADFNEILQYIWWTLDKSLDEDMIRSSALVTALACAKNGVTFVIDHHASPFAVEGSLEIIAEAFESVGLGHLLCYEISDRDGMEIARKGLRETETYLSRRQGLIGLHASFTVGNETLRQAVDLARQMNSGIHMHVAEDISDENHCLENYHTWVIDRLAQAGVLDFPKTILAHCLHLDEYERRQLSGSPVWVVQNMESNLNNSVGLFNSKGLGDRIMFGTDGMHSDMLRSAKAAFFSGKNHENIDYAETYRRFRNVGNYLKENGFTGYRENNLVVIDYDSPTPFNQENFYGHFLFGLESKHIQHVIAQGKLIVRNGQVITVNEGEILEEARRQADRLWKKMQQS; encoded by the coding sequence ATGGCTGTCTTATTAACAAACGGAACCTACATCGATCCGGTAACGCTCAGCTTCACCAGAACCCATATTCTGGCTGGTGAAGGTGCTGAGGAAGGGATCAGTTTTTTGGATGAAATACCGGTCGTTAACAACCACCCTGTTCTTGACTGCTCCGGCAGATACATCACGCAGGCCTTTGCCAATGGCCACCACCATGCCTACTCTGCACTTGCCCGCGGCATGAGGGCGCCAAGGAAAACCCCGGCTGACTTCAACGAAATTCTCCAATACATCTGGTGGACCCTCGACAAATCCCTGGATGAAGATATGATCCGCTCCAGCGCGCTGGTGACCGCCCTGGCCTGTGCAAAAAACGGGGTAACCTTTGTCATCGATCATCACGCATCACCCTTTGCGGTGGAAGGAAGCCTTGAAATCATCGCGGAAGCCTTTGAGTCCGTGGGGCTGGGCCATTTGCTTTGCTACGAGATCTCCGACCGTGACGGAATGGAAATTGCCCGGAAAGGACTCAGGGAAACCGAAACATACCTTTCCCGCAGGCAGGGCCTGATCGGTTTGCATGCTTCCTTCACCGTCGGCAATGAAACCCTGAGACAGGCAGTTGACCTTGCCCGGCAAATGAATTCAGGCATTCATATGCATGTGGCCGAAGATATATCAGATGAAAACCACTGTCTGGAAAACTACCATACCTGGGTGATAGACCGGCTGGCTCAGGCCGGAGTCCTTGATTTCCCGAAAACCATACTTGCACACTGTCTGCATCTTGACGAATACGAGCGGCGGCAACTCTCCGGTTCACCGGTCTGGGTGGTGCAGAATATGGAAAGCAACCTAAATAATTCAGTGGGATTATTCAATTCAAAAGGTCTTGGCGACCGCATTATGTTTGGCACCGACGGCATGCACAGCGATATGCTGCGCAGCGCCAAAGCAGCCTTTTTTTCGGGAAAGAACCACGAAAACATCGACTATGCCGAAACCTACCGGCGCTTCAGAAATGTTGGTAATTACCTGAAAGAAAACGGATTTACTGGTTACAGGGAGAATAATCTGGTAGTAATTGACTACGATTCCCCCACCCCTTTTAACCAGGAAAATTTTTACGGTCACTTCCTTTTCGGCCTGGAATCCAAACATATACAACATGTGATTGCACAGGGAAAACTGATTGTCAGAAACGGTCAGGTGATTACGGTTAATGAAGGTGAAATACTTGAGGAAGCGCGCAGACAAGCCGACAGGCTATGGAAAAAGATGCAGCAAAGCTGA
- a CDS encoding T9SS type A sorting domain-containing protein, with translation MKKFYLSFLLLLLTIWASAQFSGGLGTVASPYQVATVSDLGNVRNYPGSCFIQTQDIDLMAISNWEPIGGGGTSGKFTGQYNGNGRIISNLTISKPSISDIGLFGHIGEGSASAPVVIRDVHLVNVNVRGARCTGSLAGCVTGNIYTLIEGCSATGVAGKRSVTGDASAGGLVGSNNGVAASPGGAGNPIIMRCYADIDVIYSGVQPAPGQKAEKFGGLTGCNQKGIIVDSYARGAVTANKTGTWDVYSVGGLSGCMINRGVIERCYSTGQVTGTGATGIGGLVGNNTASGDAADGTAVNAYWDTQSSGMPASAAGKGLTTVQMKSQTNLSGFDFSDVWQTDATNDGYPSLREVPATSYVTWNGSVSENWSNAGNWSPARLPGARDIVIIPGGCMNYPVIYSAITGQHIPEGISVQEGGSLVISPSGILTVQGLFLNDAGAQGLVITADETGTGSLIHGSGNLNATTGRFVSAADWASDGKGWQLVSSPVAAQPVSGSWTPTGSNNDYDFLMLDESRISDCWLNQKDASSNISTFIPGIGYFAAYQQEGVKTFSGVLNTGSVTMTGLENTSNSAFSGFHLIGNPFASAIDWNTGSWVKTNIPPSSMYLWSSSEGSYLTLVQTGGLIPAMHGFMIYTRGDGTLTIPADARVHSTAPLLKGAEEDFIMLTARDMESQTSQSSIIRLDPRATGGFDEDFDAHFLPGFAPMFYSRTWDAFLALNTLPEINELLCIPFGFMKNGASLFNIELTRSIPGATIYLTDRKTNTVVNLSQLPVYSFLSEDGDDPDRFLIHFSTLGTGELPSDKPLQTIVHNGRLHLDGLPAGAEVKLSNLSGQTLKQLKTGAASSASISTQGLPSGIYLVIVTSDKGFISRKVVL, from the coding sequence ATGAAAAAATTCTATCTTTCATTTTTACTTTTGCTGCTCACCATATGGGCAAGCGCGCAATTCAGCGGAGGCCTGGGCACCGTTGCCAGCCCTTATCAGGTGGCCACCGTTTCCGATCTCGGCAATGTAAGGAATTATCCGGGCAGTTGCTTTATACAGACCCAGGATATTGACCTGATGGCGATCAGCAATTGGGAGCCCATCGGTGGCGGAGGTACGTCCGGAAAGTTTACCGGTCAATACAACGGTAATGGAAGAATCATATCAAATCTTACCATCAGCAAGCCCTCCATTTCCGATATCGGCCTTTTCGGGCATATCGGAGAAGGATCAGCTTCCGCTCCGGTTGTGATCCGCGATGTGCATCTCGTAAATGTGAATGTTCGCGGCGCCCGGTGTACGGGTAGTCTGGCGGGTTGCGTTACCGGAAATATCTATACCCTGATAGAAGGCTGTTCGGCTACCGGGGTGGCCGGAAAGCGCAGTGTAACGGGTGATGCATCAGCCGGAGGGCTGGTAGGATCGAACAACGGTGTTGCTGCGTCACCGGGTGGTGCCGGTAATCCTATAATTATGAGATGCTATGCCGATATAGATGTTATTTATTCCGGTGTTCAGCCCGCTCCGGGTCAGAAGGCGGAAAAGTTCGGCGGATTGACAGGATGCAACCAAAAGGGGATTATTGTGGACTCGTATGCCCGTGGCGCGGTAACCGCAAATAAAACCGGAACATGGGATGTTTATTCTGTCGGGGGACTTTCCGGGTGCATGATAAACCGGGGCGTCATCGAACGCTGCTATTCAACGGGCCAGGTGACCGGGACCGGAGCTACCGGGATTGGCGGCCTGGTGGGTAATAATACTGCAAGCGGGGATGCCGCTGACGGAACGGCAGTCAATGCTTACTGGGATACACAATCCTCAGGTATGCCGGCTTCCGCTGCCGGCAAGGGGCTCACTACAGTGCAGATGAAATCGCAAACAAACCTCAGCGGCTTCGACTTTTCGGATGTATGGCAAACAGATGCCACGAACGACGGTTATCCATCGCTGCGCGAGGTTCCCGCAACATCCTATGTTACCTGGAACGGAAGTGTTTCCGAAAACTGGAGCAATGCAGGCAACTGGAGCCCGGCGAGGTTGCCGGGAGCCCGGGATATCGTTATAATCCCCGGGGGATGCATGAACTACCCGGTTATCTATTCGGCCATTACAGGTCAGCATATCCCTGAAGGAATATCCGTACAGGAGGGGGGAAGCCTTGTCATATCCCCTTCGGGAATCCTCACAGTGCAGGGACTCTTCCTTAACGATGCAGGCGCGCAGGGATTGGTGATCACCGCTGATGAAACCGGGACCGGATCACTAATTCACGGATCAGGCAACCTGAATGCGACCACCGGACGCTTTGTATCCGCAGCCGACTGGGCATCCGACGGAAAGGGATGGCAACTGGTGTCTTCGCCGGTAGCCGCTCAACCTGTCAGCGGAAGCTGGACACCAACGGGAAGTAATAATGACTATGACTTCCTGATGCTTGACGAGAGCAGGATCAGTGATTGCTGGCTGAATCAGAAAGATGCTTCCAGCAACATCAGCACCTTTATCCCCGGTATAGGTTACTTTGCAGCATACCAGCAGGAGGGCGTAAAGACTTTTTCAGGCGTACTCAACACCGGTTCAGTCACCATGACGGGCCTTGAAAATACCAGCAACAGTGCATTTTCCGGATTTCACCTTATAGGGAACCCGTTTGCCAGCGCAATTGACTGGAATACCGGTTCATGGGTAAAAACAAATATTCCGCCTTCATCGATGTATTTATGGAGCTCATCTGAAGGGAGTTACCTGACTCTTGTCCAGACCGGGGGCCTTATCCCTGCCATGCATGGTTTTATGATCTACACCAGGGGCGACGGAACGCTGACCATTCCGGCCGATGCACGTGTGCACAGCACAGCGCCGCTGCTTAAAGGTGCTGAGGAAGATTTTATAATGCTCACAGCCAGGGATATGGAAAGTCAAACTTCCCAGTCGAGCATAATCCGGCTTGATCCCCGGGCTACCGGAGGTTTCGACGAGGATTTTGACGCGCATTTTCTGCCGGGTTTCGCACCTATGTTCTACTCGCGCACCTGGGATGCATTCCTCGCCCTGAATACCCTCCCTGAAATTAATGAACTGCTGTGTATCCCTTTCGGATTTATGAAAAACGGCGCTTCTTTATTCAACATTGAACTCACCCGGAGCATTCCCGGGGCAACCATCTACCTCACCGACCGTAAAACAAATACCGTGGTTAACCTGTCGCAATTGCCTGTTTACTCATTTTTATCAGAAGATGGTGATGATCCCGACCGGTTTCTGATCCATTTCTCCACACTTGGAACCGGTGAATTGCCTTCAGATAAACCTCTTCAGACGATTGTGCACAACGGTAGGCTTCACCTGGACGGGCTTCCCGCAGGTGCGGAGGTGAAACTTTCGAACCTCTCCGGTCAGACGCTGAAGCAGCTGAAGACCGGCGCAGCGTCTTCGGCTAGCATAAGTACTCAGGGCTTGCCTTCCGGTATTTACCTGGTCATAGTCACGAGCGACAAGGGATTCATCAGCCGGAAGGTGGTATTGTAA
- a CDS encoding S46 family peptidase, which yields MKRFASLLIVFLLTFRVAYPVEGMWLPLLLEQLNEPEMKSMGMRISAEDIYSINKSSLKDAILLFGRGCTAEIISDEGLILTNHHCGYGQIQRHSSLENDYLTTGFWAMDRSQELPNPGLSVTLLVRMEDVTRRALEGVTPDMSEKAREEKIRANIAGIEKEAVEGTHYNARVRPFYYGNEYYLFVTETYNDVRLVGAPPSNIGKFGGDTDNWMWPRHTGDFSLFRIYVNKNNEPADYSPDNVPYRPKSHLPISLKGAEKGDFTFVFGYPGTTQEYLPSFAVEMITAHENPPAIRLRGKRLDIFDNYMNQSDLVRIQYSAKHAGVANYWKKMIGENRGIKRLDAISKKQQLEQGFMQWASATPERSARYGRIIPEFETIYNRLTELSVDETYLIEGALGIEAMRFAYAFGRLAGAAKDKSKDGAETEKIIAQLKQAAEGFFKNYHAPLDQRVFAAMMQDWFAHQETVRMPAGLVKASIPYGTNYDRWASDAFSRSIFANEAATMDLLNGFKSRHARHIENDPLYLLARDVYQHYFEHLQPEMEKLYARRDSLQRIYMLGLMEYQPNRRFYPDANSTLRVSYGQVDDYYPRDAVHYRHYTTLEGIIEKEDPEIYDYVIEPRLKELYRQRDYGRYAAPDGTMRIAFIASNHTTGGNSGSPVLNADGHLIGVNFDRNWEGTMSDLMYDPDQCRNISLDIRYCLFIIDKMAGAGHLVQEMTIIE from the coding sequence ATGAAAAGATTTGCCAGCCTTCTGATCGTTTTCCTTCTTACCTTCCGCGTTGCCTATCCGGTTGAAGGCATGTGGCTTCCTTTGCTGCTGGAGCAACTGAACGAGCCTGAAATGAAAAGCATGGGCATGCGCATCAGCGCCGAAGACATTTACAGCATCAACAAATCGAGTCTGAAGGACGCCATACTGCTGTTTGGCCGCGGGTGTACGGCAGAAATCATCTCCGACGAGGGACTGATCCTCACCAACCATCACTGTGGTTACGGCCAGATACAGCGCCACAGTTCGCTTGAAAATGACTACCTGACCACCGGATTCTGGGCCATGGACCGCTCACAGGAACTGCCCAACCCCGGGCTGAGCGTCACCCTGCTGGTCCGGATGGAAGATGTGACGCGAAGGGCACTGGAAGGAGTTACGCCGGATATGAGCGAGAAAGCCAGAGAAGAGAAAATCAGGGCCAATATCGCCGGCATCGAAAAAGAAGCTGTTGAAGGAACCCACTACAATGCAAGGGTGAGACCGTTTTATTACGGAAACGAATACTACCTGTTTGTCACAGAGACATACAACGATGTTCGTCTGGTGGGAGCACCCCCTTCGAACATCGGGAAATTCGGCGGGGATACCGACAACTGGATGTGGCCAAGGCATACCGGCGACTTCTCACTCTTCCGCATCTATGTGAACAAGAACAACGAACCGGCCGATTATTCGCCCGACAATGTACCCTACCGTCCCAAAAGCCATTTGCCCATCTCGCTGAAAGGCGCCGAAAAGGGTGACTTTACCTTTGTTTTCGGATATCCGGGAACCACCCAGGAATATCTCCCCTCTTTTGCCGTGGAAATGATCACTGCTCACGAGAATCCGCCGGCCATCCGCCTGCGCGGGAAAAGATTGGATATTTTTGATAACTACATGAATCAGAGCGATCTGGTGCGGATTCAGTATTCAGCCAAGCATGCCGGGGTAGCCAATTACTGGAAAAAGATGATCGGCGAGAACCGCGGCATCAAACGTCTGGACGCCATCAGTAAGAAACAGCAGCTCGAGCAGGGCTTTATGCAGTGGGCTTCCGCCACACCTGAACGCAGCGCGCGCTATGGCCGGATTATTCCCGAATTTGAAACCATTTACAACCGCCTCACCGAACTGAGTGTGGACGAAACCTACCTGATTGAAGGGGCGCTTGGGATTGAAGCCATGCGTTTTGCATACGCATTCGGGCGCCTGGCCGGGGCAGCAAAAGATAAAAGTAAGGACGGAGCCGAAACAGAGAAAATTATTGCCCAGCTGAAACAGGCGGCAGAAGGATTCTTTAAAAACTATCACGCTCCTTTGGATCAGCGCGTTTTTGCAGCCATGATGCAGGACTGGTTTGCCCATCAGGAAACAGTCCGTATGCCTGCCGGACTGGTAAAAGCCTCCATTCCCTATGGAACAAATTATGACCGGTGGGCTTCGGATGCATTCTCGCGGAGCATTTTTGCCAATGAGGCAGCCACCATGGATTTGCTCAATGGCTTTAAGTCCAGACATGCCCGCCACATCGAAAACGACCCCCTTTATCTGCTTGCCAGGGATGTTTATCAGCATTACTTTGAGCACCTGCAGCCGGAAATGGAGAAACTTTATGCCCGCCGCGACAGCCTCCAGCGTATTTATATGCTCGGGTTGATGGAATATCAGCCCAACCGCCGTTTCTATCCGGATGCAAACTCTACCCTAAGGGTGAGTTACGGGCAGGTGGACGACTATTATCCGCGCGACGCGGTTCATTACCGCCACTACACCACCCTGGAAGGCATCATCGAGAAAGAGGATCCGGAAATCTACGATTATGTAATAGAACCGCGCCTCAAAGAGCTTTACAGGCAACGCGACTATGGCCGTTATGCTGCGCCCGACGGCACCATGCGGATTGCTTTTATCGCCAGCAACCATACCACGGGCGGCAATTCGGGCAGTCCGGTGCTGAACGCCGACGGTCACCTGATCGGGGTGAACTTCGACCGCAACTGGGAAGGCACCATGAGCGACCTGATGTACGATCCTGACCAATGCCGCAA
- a CDS encoding glyceraldehyde 3-phosphate dehydrogenase NAD-binding domain-containing protein, whose translation MEKVNGKNILGINGAGRIGKLTLWNHILNKHFGGIVVNVGRGVGKNLEALLHNIENDSTYGSLSRFLYGHSGKQCEIRIIDSDQNLVEIDGMPVQFLQQARNPRDISWPAHNVRLVVDCTGAFLDPTLPADHSKGSLRGHLEAGAEKVIASAPFKIKDSTQKMPADASMMVYGINHLDFDARKHHIISAASCTTTGLSHMIKPLLETPETSTILTASMSTIHASTSTQSILDSVPSTGTSDLRKSRSVFNNIIITSTGAAKALEKILPEVQKIGFMADSVRIPTNTASLIILNITFHSPINDIGEPVVTREFLNQIYLQAANGPLAGMLEFSEKQNVSADMIGRRAAVVIEGIETHTRTGFMALNPDLLRSFGVELTQDIMIPVCHAKIFGWYDNEFGSYVNMLGKLTTYVDMKM comes from the coding sequence ATGGAAAAAGTGAACGGCAAAAACATCCTTGGCATCAACGGAGCCGGGCGTATTGGAAAACTAACCCTGTGGAACCACATCCTGAATAAGCACTTTGGAGGTATTGTGGTAAATGTGGGTCGCGGGGTCGGGAAAAACCTGGAAGCATTGCTCCACAATATAGAGAACGACTCCACTTATGGCTCGCTCAGCAGATTCCTTTATGGCCATTCCGGAAAGCAATGTGAAATCCGTATCATTGACAGCGATCAGAACCTCGTGGAGATCGACGGCATGCCGGTTCAGTTCCTGCAGCAGGCACGCAACCCGCGCGACATTAGCTGGCCGGCGCACAACGTAAGGCTGGTGGTTGACTGCACCGGAGCGTTTCTCGATCCCACCCTGCCCGCCGATCATTCCAAAGGCAGTCTGCGCGGTCACCTGGAAGCCGGGGCTGAAAAGGTTATCGCCAGCGCCCCCTTCAAAATCAAGGATTCCACCCAGAAAATGCCGGCCGATGCCTCCATGATGGTATACGGGATCAACCACCTTGATTTTGACGCGCGCAAGCATCACATTATCTCTGCAGCCAGTTGCACCACCACGGGACTTTCGCATATGATCAAGCCCCTGCTCGAAACCCCGGAGACCTCTACCATCCTGACTGCTTCCATGTCCACCATTCATGCCAGTACCAGCACCCAGAGCATCCTCGACTCGGTGCCCTCCACCGGCACCTCCGATTTGCGGAAAAGCCGTTCGGTGTTCAACAACATCATTATCACCTCAACAGGGGCAGCCAAAGCACTCGAAAAAATATTGCCTGAAGTGCAAAAAATCGGCTTTATGGCCGACTCTGTGCGCATACCTACCAATACAGCCAGCCTTATTATCCTGAACATTACTTTCCACTCCCCCATCAATGATATTGGAGAGCCCGTAGTAACCCGCGAATTCCTGAACCAGATTTACCTGCAAGCTGCCAATGGACCGCTTGCCGGAATGCTGGAGTTCAGCGAAAAACAAAATGTCTCCGCAGATATGATCGGCCGCCGTGCCGCTGTAGTGATTGAAGGGATCGAGACCCATACCCGCACCGGTTTTATGGCGCTGAACCCCGACCTTCTCAGAAGCTTCGGCGTTGAGCTTACGCAGGATATCATGATCCCTGTCTGTCACGCTAAAATATTCGGCTGGTACGACAATGAATTCGGCAGCTATGTGAACATGCTGGGCAAGCTTACCACCTACGTGGACATGAAAATGTAA